GAAAAGACGTTCTTGTCGACTATGCCCTTGAAAAGAACCTGAAAAAAATGCACGCCGACCTTGAAAAATACGGCATCCATTATGATATCTGGTTCTCTGAGCAGAGCCTTTACGACCAGGGCGCCATCGAATCGGCCCTGAAAATTTTACAGGACAGCGGCGCGGTCTATGAAAAGGAAGGGGCCCTGTGGTTTACCACCAGCGAGTTCGGCTGTGAAAAGGACGATGTCCTTGTGCGTCAGAACGGACTGCCCACCTATTTTATGGGGGATATTGCCTACCACCTGAACAAATTTAAGACCCGCGGCTTCGACCGCTGTATCAATGTCTGGGGCGCCGACCACCATGGCCATATCGCACGCTTAAAGGCCGCCATGCAGGCTGCCGGTGTGAACCCGGACCATTTGGAAATTGTCATCATGCAGCTTGTGCGTCTCATGCGTGACGGCGAAATCGCGCGTATGTCCAAGCGCAAGGGCGAAATGATTACCCTGACCGACCTGATTGAGGAGGTTGGCCGCGATGCTGCCCGCTTCCTGTTTAACATGCGCTCACCGGACAGCCATCTGGATTTCGATCTGGATCTGGCCATCGAGCAGTCCAATGAAAACCCGGTATTCTATGTTCAGTACGCCCATGCCCGCATCTGCAGTATCCTGCGCCAGATGGCAGAGGACAAAAATACCGAAGGGCCGGCCAACCTGACCCTGCTCAGGGAAAAGGAAGAGCTTACTCTGCTGGATATGCTGTCAAACCTGCCAAACGAGATCATCGTGGCTGAGGAAAAGATGGACCCGAGCCGGATCACCCACTACGCCATGGATCTGGCCGCTGCGTTCCACAGCTTCTACAACGCCTGCCGCGTGCGCGTGGAGGATATCGAGCTGATGAAAGCACGTCGGACCCTGATCAAGGGAACCAAGCAGGTACTGGCCAATGTCCTGGGGATCCTGGGTATTGACGCGCCGGAAAGAATGTAATGGCAACACAGTTTGACCGAACGGCCCTTGTCCTTGGTGACGAGGGCCTTAAAAAGTTGCAGAACGCCCGGGTGATCCTGTTTGGCGTGGGCGGCGTCGGGTCCTTTACCGCAGAGGCGCTCATCCGGGCGGGGGTGGGCAGCCTGACCCTGGTGGATAAGGACGTGGTGGACATCACCAACCTCAACCGCCAGCTCATCGCCCTGCATTCTACCATCGGCCGCGTTAAGGTCGAGGTGGCCGCGGAGCGGCTGAGGGACATCAACCCAGCGGCAGAGATCATCCCGCTGCACCAGTGCTTTCTACCGGAGAACGCCGAGGATTTCGAGCTGGAAACTTATGATTACGTCATTGACGCCATCGACATGGTCACCGCCAAGCTGGCTTTGATCTGC
The DNA window shown above is from Eubacterium limosum and carries:
- the argS gene encoding arginine--tRNA ligase; its protein translation is MMYIREKIENQIKALIAASVDAAMEAGDFSVEALPEIYLEVPREKEHGEYATNIAMQLPKQAHKAPRVIAESIVRHMDIDNSYVEVVEIAGPGFINFKLKSDWVYEVLLEIETMQENYGKTGGNAGKRYNLEFISANPTGPMHMGNARGGAIGDILAAIAEWTGYDVTREFYVNDAGNQIAKFGDSLDARFRQLMGEDIPFPEDGYQGNDIRVHMEEFIDQEGGAEACKKYLAMDETERKDVLVDYALEKNLKKMHADLEKYGIHYDIWFSEQSLYDQGAIESALKILQDSGAVYEKEGALWFTTSEFGCEKDDVLVRQNGLPTYFMGDIAYHLNKFKTRGFDRCINVWGADHHGHIARLKAAMQAAGVNPDHLEIVIMQLVRLMRDGEIARMSKRKGEMITLTDLIEEVGRDAARFLFNMRSPDSHLDFDLDLAIEQSNENPVFYVQYAHARICSILRQMAEDKNTEGPANLTLLREKEELTLLDMLSNLPNEIIVAEEKMDPSRITHYAMDLAAAFHSFYNACRVRVEDIELMKARRTLIKGTKQVLANVLGILGIDAPERM
- a CDS encoding tRNA threonylcarbamoyladenosine dehydratase, with the protein product MATQFDRTALVLGDEGLKKLQNARVILFGVGGVGSFTAEALIRAGVGSLTLVDKDVVDITNLNRQLIALHSTIGRVKVEVAAERLRDINPAAEIIPLHQCFLPENAEDFELETYDYVIDAIDMVTAKLALICACQEKGIPVLSSMGTGNKLDPSRFEITDIYKTSVCPLAKVMRRELKARGIRKLKVLYSKEVPALKCTPPGSVSFVPSVAGLMIAGEVTRSLAGL